The Urbifossiella limnaea nucleotide sequence TTGGGCCACAGCCGGCGGATCCCGTCCAACCGCTCGTTCCGCGCCACCAGGATTAACTGGTAGAACCCGTTGAACACCTCGCGGAACGCGGCCGACTGCGCCGCCGCCCGGGCCGGGCCGGGCAGGTTCGCCCACGCCCGGGCCTCGTAGGCCCGCAGCGCCTGCTCGAACCCGCCCAGGTCCAACTCGGCTTCGAGCTGCGCGACGCGGGCCGACTCGGCGGCGTCTTCGGGCAACTGCTTCGCCAGCCGGTCGGCCCGCCGCTCGAGGAGCACTCGGCGCTCCTCGGCCGCCTTCGTCATGCTCTTGCCCAGGGCGTCCGGGGATAGACCCTCCCACGCCGCCCAGCGATTCGGGAGTTTCGCGGCGAAGTCGGTCCCCTTCACGATCGGGGCGTCGCTGAGCAGGCGCTTCAGGCGCGCGCGGATTTGGTCCACCGGGGCCGCCGGGTCGAACTGCCGGCCGGCCTCCTCGGCGGCGCGGATGTCGGCGTACACCGCCTCGAACCGGGCCAGTTGCTTCTGCATCGGGGCCAGCGGCGTGCTGTCCAGGTCGAGGCCGACCGTCATCGGCAGGCCGAGCTGGAGCTTGAACTGGTCCAGCTGGTCGAGCAGGCCGCGGATGCCGCCGCTCGTGCCGGACCCGCCGCCCGTCGCCGCCGTCTGTTGGCCGAGGAGCTGGTTGCGGTTGTTGAGCAGTTGCACCTCGACCTGCCCCACCTGGAGGTCGGACTGCTGCCCGCCCTCGCGGAACGCCTGGTACAGCTTCAGGTACTGCTCCAGCGAATCCACGTTGCGCCGCTGGTTGGCGAGGGTGGCGGCCTGGAGCACGATCGGCAGGTAGCCGACGTTCGGGGCGGTGAGGTTGTTGCCGACGCCGCGGCCGAGGTTGGCCGACAGCCCCTGGAGGCCGTACGGGTTGTTCGTGTACCCGCCGCCGGCCGCGATGGCGACGTAGAACAGCTTGCGGAACCGCGCGTACGAGCGCATCGCGTACACCATGTTCCGCTCGGCCTGGGTCAGCGGCTCGAGCGTGACCGCGTACCCGCCGCCGCGCAGGAACGGCTGCGACAGCGACACCGACAGGTTCGACAGCGTCGCCGTCGGCCGGTCGCCGGTCAGGTCCACGACGACCTGGTTGGCGAGTCGGACGGCGAGCAGCGCCCCGGTCGGGAACAGCTTTCCGAGCGTGGCGTCGCTGCCGAACGTCGCGGCGTTGCGCGGGTTCCGCCCGGCCAGGCCCCCCGCGAAGTCCAGTGCCGCGGTCTCGGCGAAGAAGCCCTGTGCGGCGAAGCTGAACCGCTCGAGTGTGACGGGGAGTGCGGCGAGGTACAGGTCTTCGCGGCGGTCCTGGAACTCGCGGGCGTTCACGAGCCCGAGCTCGACCGCCTGTTCGAGCTTGATGCGGTAGCCCTGCTGCTGGCTCTCCAGCACCTTGAGCACGCTGGCGGCCGCCTCGCCGGTGGCGACCACCGCGGGCGCGTCGCCCTTCGGCCCCTGCTGCACCGCCACGACGACGGGCGAGCCG carries:
- a CDS encoding TolC family protein, with amino-acid sequence MQQTDLAPFARRARTLGLALLLIAVGVGCNRQHYRQRADHDVEGIISQKNVFPDWQVKNFHAYPNPAARFADPSDPDHPPYPPDDYAARVLSPNPQHPTKRAGAGRFEGKGYLDYLGAWDATNRGAEPAKEQLPPPNMDEVVPNVVRTHPSPDVVRLAKNTRPASALEGVQSGVLLVSGDAPDGSPVVVAVQQGPKGDAPAVVATGEAAASVLKVLESQQQGYRIKLEQAVELGLVNAREFQDRREDLYLAALPVTLERFSFAAQGFFAETAALDFAGGLAGRNPRNAATFGSDATLGKLFPTGALLAVRLANQVVVDLTGDRPTATLSNLSVSLSQPFLRGGGYAVTLEPLTQAERNMVYAMRSYARFRKLFYVAIAAGGGYTNNPYGLQGLSANLGRGVGNNLTAPNVGYLPIVLQAATLANQRRNVDSLEQYLKLYQAFREGGQQSDLQVGQVEVQLLNNRNQLLGQQTAATGGGSGTSGGIRGLLDQLDQFKLQLGLPMTVGLDLDSTPLAPMQKQLARFEAVYADIRAAEEAGRQFDPAAPVDQIRARLKRLLSDAPIVKGTDFAAKLPNRWAAWEGLSPDALGKSMTKAAEERRVLLERRADRLAKQLPEDAAESARVAQLEAELDLGGFEQALRAYEARAWANLPGPARAAAQSAAFREVFNGFYQLILVARNERLDGIRRLWPKLPGAEVDGTDLLAVGIDEAYTASMQAALSRRLDLMNARGQVVDAWRQVKVQANSLQGVLDIGYNLDSATPPGGGNPVAFSGARTTHNVTFNAELPLVRRAERNNYRAALIGYQRQRRTLQAFEDNISNDVRADVRELRTIAELYRVQQRLIELAYSQVDNAQALILEPPAPNAQTSAGNAAALTNQLLQNQSQLVQAQNTLYTIWVNYLISRLALYTDTELLQIDDNGGWNDESLPTDEGPGRADPRPERLPAPRAAPAPGQ